The stretch of DNA CTGTAAAAAAGACGAGGAAGAAGAGCCAACACCTCCTACAAAAGAAGAATTACTATGCCAAACATGGAATATTGACACCTATTACTTAAATGGCCATGGCTATGCCTATCTCACCTGGCAATATGTATGGAAATTTAAAACCGATGGTAGCATAGAGTGGCGTAAAATAGAAAATGGTGAGCTTTACAAAACCACCACTTGGGCTTGGGCAGAAAACCAAACAGCATTGGATATCACGGTACCCGATTGGAATGACAAAACAGCCCGCACCACAATTAAAAAGCTAACAGAAACCGAAATGATACTAGAACCCGGGGAAACTGATATTGTTTTGGAAATGACTTTTTCCAGGTAGATTATCTCGTTTGGAAAGTTCTGCTGAGGGTAGCCTTAGTATGTTTTCTGAGTGGATATAATACTCAAAACAATTTGTTACTATCGTGGTTAGTAAAAATATAACACACAAAAAGTTTACATAAGACGAAACATTGTGTATCTTTGTAGTCTATTTTTCTTTCAAGACAATATGGTAAAACGATTTGAAACAAAATTACTAGAGGAAGCTTTTGAATTTATTAAATCGCAAAATCTTAAAACCAGAAACAAGATATTACAGAATATAAGAAGAGCAGAACAACAATCTGATCCAAAATTCTTTAAGAAACTTACTGACGAGATTTGGGAGTTTAGAACCTTGTATTCTGGGGTTCAATATCGGCTTCTAGCATTTTGGGATAAAGATGATAAAACGGAAACGCTAGTTTTTGCAACTCATGGAATTGTAAAGAAAAAGAGCAAAGTCGAAAAAAAGGAAATTGATAAGGCAAATAAAATTAGAAGCGAATATTTTAAAAATACGGAGAGATGAAAAGTTACACTTTAGACCAGGCAGAAGACCTTTTAATTGGGAAAAAGGGGACTGTAGAACGAGATGAATATGAATTTGAGTTAAAGCTTGAATTGATTGGGGATATGATTAAAATTGCCAGAAAGAAAAGGAATCTAACTCAAGAGCAATTAGGAGAATTAGTAGGAGTAAAAAAAGCACAAATCTCCAGGCTTGAAAATAGTACAGGAAATGTAACTCTTGAAACAGTAATGAGAGTTTTTAATGCTTTAGGAGCAAAACTGAATTTGAACCTTCAGATATAGAGATTCACCTTTATTAGTAAACTAGCTCGCTCGGAAAGTTCTGCTGAGCCTAGCCTCAGTATGTTTTCCGAGTGTGTAAGTTTCTCAAAACTATTTTGTTATCTTTGTTTAGCTCAGCTAGAAATCCGATAACTATCGGATGCTGAATGGCCTATTGTATTGGATATAATAATGGAAATACTTGAATTAAAAACATATGCTTAAGATACAGAAATACAGTATTGTAGGGCGCATGGAAAGCGTTTCTGCGCTAGCGGGTACTGGAGCCCGGCGACTCTGATCATCAGCTTGAAATGACTTTTTCGAGGTAAATGAAAACCAAATAACAAGATAAAAGCCGTTTCAAATGAATTGAAACGGCTTTTATTATATTTTAATCTGCGATTAATTACACTTCAAAACTTCTTTAACTTGAAATTCGGCAGCTTTAACATTTGGGCCACCAGTAACTTTTTTATAAGAAGTACATGCATTGGCAGCATCGCCTTTTCCTTCGTAAGCTTTACCAAGCTCAAAATTAACGCTGTTTCCATCTACACCTTCTGTAGCTAGAGCTTGAGTGGCAGCTTTAATGGCATCGTCAAATTTACTTTGCTTGTTATAGGCTAAAGCTAACATATAATAAGTGTTTGCAGAGCCTGTACCATAAGTGTTGGCTTTGTTTAAATAATCAATAGCTTGCTGTGTATGCTCAATTTGTAATTCTTTAGCAGCATTGGCTTCTAACATGTTTTGAGCTGCTGACTTGGCTTTATTTACTGTTTTTTCAGCTTTAGGATTTCCAGCTCCATTTTTAACTGCATTATCGAAACTTTCAACTGCAGCATCAATATCGTCTTTTTCTTTATAAGCAAGTCCCATACCGTAATAAGCATTTACACAATCGGCTTTAGATCCTAAAGCTTTTTCGAAAATCACTAAAGACTCGTCGTACTTTTTGTCACCAACTAGGGATAAACCTTGACTGGCATATACCTTAGGGATAAAGTTTTTAGCTTTTCCAGCTGTTTTTGTATCTTTAGATACTGCAGCAGCTTCAATGGCTTTATTGAACTCAGCAACAGAAGCGTCAAATTTCTTTTTCTTATAAAGAATTTGGGCATTATAATAATATGCTTTTGTTAGCTGTTTTTCTACATTAGCTTGCAGATCAGCAGCGTCAGCACCAATCATATTACATTCGTCTAAACTTGATTCGTAAAATCCAACAGCACCAGCAAAATTCTTAGCTTTAATGGCTTCGTTACCATTATTAAAAGCTTCTCCTGCAGCGTTCATATCTTGAGCATAATTAAAGCTCACCAATCCAACAAATAATAAAATCAGTACTTTTTTTAGGTTTTTCATAGTTTTCTCTTCTATTTTATTTCAATTTCATTTTAATGAGTGGCAAATATAAAAAAATACAGGAAAAATCGGGTCCACTTAACATTTTTTGGTATTCAATGAAAAAGTCATGCCAAAAGTAAAATCACTTTAGTAGTCTAAATATCAGTATGAAATACGCTGGTTATTTTTGGTGCTAATAGTGGAGATGGTTAATGTTTTCTGTTGTTGTTTTATAGTAAATGGATTCTCTTTAAAAACAAAATATTATCTTTATCAAAAATTAAAACTATGCATGGAAAAAGATTTTTAATAGCAACAGCCATAGGTGCGTTGGCAGGTGCGTTTTGCGCTTATGGAACAAAAATGTCTTCAGATGCTGGAGAATTAGGCTTTGTAGCTACTACTGGCATTATCGGCTCTGTATTTTATAACAGATTGCTCATTGGTATGTTTATTGGTTTTATGGGGAACTGTAGACCACATCCTGTAATTAGAGGTGCTATTGCTGGTATCATTGTTAGTATGGGATTAGGTATCACTCCTTTGTTAGATGGTAAGCCCATGGGTGCTGTTATTCTAGTGGGTGCAGGAATGGTGATTGGAATTATTATAGATGTAGTTGCCACATGGCTGAGCAAGGAAAAAGCTGTAAAATAATTATTTTTAAAGCTTCCAACTTCGAGCTTCGCGCTTCAAGCTTCAAGCTTCCCAACAGATTTAAAAAAAAGCTTCCTCATATTGGAGGCTTTTTCCATATCTATTATCCATGCTTTTCGCTCAATGCTTAGACAATTAATTGGTGAAACACCTTGTTTTAGTTCTAGTTTCTCATATTGCTCAATGGCCAATTCTATGATACTCGTAAATACGGCCAATACTTGTTTAAACTTTTTGAAATACCTAGGAGAGGAGCTTACTTTAAAAGCCAAGCCTAAAATTTGTTCTTCTTTCTCCTCTAAAACAAATCGGAGATCAATTATTTTTTGCGATTGATTCACATAGGTTCTAATTCCTTCTTTTTGATCATCATATAGGTCAAACACATCATCCATCAATTGTCCAAAGCTACCCAATTGATAACCTAGTGATGAGAAATCCTTTGCACTAGACTCCTGCAAAAACAGGGTGTACATAAGACCAGAAAAACCACCTTTCCTATCGCTAATATCCAAAAGCTGTTCTTGGTTTAAGGATTGGTCTTTTTGATTTTTGCTTTCTAATTGAGCCAAGAATAAATCGTCAGCCGCTTGTAAGAAAGCCTTTTGATTTATGTCAGACTTTAAAATATTATTTAAGAAATGGACAGATAGTTTTTCAGAAGGAGATAAAGCACTGTTTTTATCTGGGTGATGAAGTAGTGTTCTGATGTGGTCTAAATCGGTTTTGTTTTCAAAGAAATCATCAAAAATGGGAGCGCAGGAACTTAGATTGGCAAAAAGCCTTCTTTCTTCTTTGCTCATCTTTCTCCCCAAAATACTCGTGAGCAATTCACCAAAAAAATGATTGGCATGCATATATTGCTTGGTTCTATTGTAATAACTGGAATGATAGAAATAGTTCTTTTTCAACTCCTCAGGAAAATCTAAATCCTTTGAATATTCTATCTTTAAATACAAATACAACTTCAAGTATATAATTGAAGCATTGCTATAAAGACTAATGGCTTTGGTATAGGAGCTTATTTTTGTCAAAGGAATAATTTTGGTGATAAAGATAGATATTATTCCCATTAGATAATTCTTCCTGAAAAGCGGATTGGGAATTACCTAGAAAAATTTTCCTTAATTCTTTCCTTTTTATTATATTTGTTTCGCCTTATTAAAATATGCTATGGATATTATTCTACAAGTAATTTACGTCATTATCAGTTGTTTAGTCATTTGGCGTGCAAGTGACGGTTTTGAAGCAGCTGCTAGTTATTTAGGTCGTCATTTGTCGGAGGGGGTAAAAGGAGCCACTATTAATGCCATTGCTAGCTCTATGCCCGAATTGCTCACCACTTTTTTCTTTTTGTTTTATCTGGGAGATGAAAATGGTTTTAGTGGAGGAATAGGAACTACTGCCGGGAGTGCTATATTCAATGGTATGATTATACCTGCTGCTGTTATCTTTGTGGTTATCTTCTCAGGTGTTGCTAAAAACATTGTGGTGATGCGTAAAGTTTTATTGAGAGATGGAATAGCATTGATTTTAGCAGAGATTATTTTAATAACCATGATTAGTGGTGATACTTTGCATTGGGGGCACGGTTTGATATTGATGGTAGTATATGTGATATATGCAGCCTATACTTTAGGCACCATGAAGAAAAAGGACAGAGATGCTGTTGAAGAATATCATTTGGAGGTAGATAGAATGCCTGCTATTCGAAGCTTTTTTACTTTTAATCTAAAGTCTCTAGTGTTAAGTGATAGGAAAATTAATAAATCCAATGCTTGGTTTTTATTAGTTTTGTCTACTACTATTATTGCTGCAGCTTGTTTGTTATTGGTTTTTTCCATTGAACAAATGGGTCATACTATGGGAATTCCCATTATGTTTCTGGCTATTGTTTTGGCTTCTGCTGCTTCTAGTGTTCCCGATACAATTTTATCCATGCGTGATGCTAAAAAAGGGAATTACGACGATGCTGTAAGTAATGCTTTGGGAAGTAATATTTTCGATATTAGCTTTGCACTGGGTTTACCATTGTTCCTTTATACTGTTATTTATAGTCCTATTCATATGTCCCATGAAATTATCTTGCAAAGTGGTGAACTGAGGATGTTTTTGTTGATTCTAACGGTGATAGCTTTTGTTATCTATCTCTCTGGGAAAAAACTTGGTATTGGGAAAGCTATAGCTTTAATAAGTATTTATGTGGTATTCCTACTTTATATTGTTGGACGTAGCGAAGGAGTGGAAATCACCAATCAAATTGCAGATTTCTTGTTAAAAATAGTAGACCTCATTTCCATTAAATGGTTTTAAGTTTCGGTGGTTCATTACCAGATTGAAATCTTTCCTATCTTAGCTTTTTATTAGAAACAAAAATATAGCTATGAAGAAAACTGCTACACTTTTATTATTATCATTATTTGCATCTATTGGATTATTTGCACAAACCTATGGTGAACTCACCGTCACGGCTACTACCAGTAATGCCGGAGGAAATTACAACCCACGAAATGTTGTGGCCATTTGGGTAGAAAATGACAATGGGGAGTTTGTAAAAACCCTGATGGCTTATGCTCAAAACAGAAAGACTCACCTCAATACTTGGCAAGCCTCCACAGGTGCTGCCGGAAGTGAATATAATACCACAGATGCCATTACTGGCGCTACTCGAAATAGTCATGCCACTCGTAGTTGTACTTGGAATGGCCTAGACTTTAATGGTGATTTAATGCCTGATGGAACTTATCATGTTTGGATGGAATTGACTGATAAAAACAATACTGGAAATTATTCGTCTTTTACTTTTACCAAAGGAATTGACCCAGATACACAAACCCCAGCAGATGTTCCAAGTTTTGCAGGTATCAGTATCCATTGGCAACCAAGTGGTACAGGTATTGCTGTAACTGATAAAGAAAATCTTTATAGCATCACTAATAATCCTGGGAATGGTATTTATACTATCAAAGGAGCTCAATTTGATGAAATATTAATCACAACTATGGCAGGAAAATTAGTCTACCAAGGTCAAAATGCCAATATCGATTTAAGCAAAGAGAATAAAGGGATGTATTTATTGACCATCAAGAATGATCGTCAAAAAACGGTAAAGAAATTAATTAAGAATTAATCATCCACAAACTAAACCTTTCGAGGTAATCCCAAAAAGATTGTAATAAATGAGCTGGCACATCTGTCAGCTCATTTAATGCTATCTGATAGCATTGTAGCCAAACTATTCTGGCATTCATATCAATAGTAAAAGGCAAATGTCTTTTGCGCATCATGGGCTCACCACGACTTTCCTTATAATATTCCGGACCTCCCATTAATTGAATAAAGAAGTCGGCAGAATGCTTTTTGGCAGCTGCTATTGCTCTTTCATGGGTTGGGAATATTTCTTTAATAGAACTCTCCACTAAGAGGTCGTAATGTCGGCTCACTAATGCTCTAAACTTCTCTTCGCCAAGATATTTCAAAAACTCAGGATTTGGTAAAGTCACTCGTGGTGGATTGCCATCGAAATCGGTATTAATATTGAAGTGTGTTGTGTTCATGCTACAAAATTACTGTATACTGGTTCAAAGCTTGGATATTATGAAATATTTATGAGTTCTATTCTTATGACAAAGGTTTCAATAAGTGTATTTTTGCTTTACAAATAAAAAAAATAATATCCCATGTCAGATCAGCATAAGCACAGCAATAAACTCGTTAACGAAACCAGTCCATATTTACTTCAACATGCCCATAATCCAGTAAACTGGTATCCCTGGGGAGAGGAAGCTTTGGCCTTGGCTAAGGCAGAAAACAAACTTATTTTGGTGAGTATTGGGTATTCTGCTTGCCATTGGTGTCATGTAATGGAAAGAGAAAGCTTCGAAAATGTAGAGATAGCACAGTTGATGAATGAAAATTTTGTGTGTATCAAGGTGGATAGGGAGGAACGACCCGATGTGGACCAAGTTTATATGAATGCGGTACATTTGATGAAAGGACAAGGGGGCTGGC from Lentimicrobium sp. L6 encodes:
- a CDS encoding lipopolysaccharide assembly protein LapB gives rise to the protein MKNLKKVLILLFVGLVSFNYAQDMNAAGEAFNNGNEAIKAKNFAGAVGFYESSLDECNMIGADAADLQANVEKQLTKAYYYNAQILYKKKKFDASVAEFNKAIEAAAVSKDTKTAGKAKNFIPKVYASQGLSLVGDKKYDESLVIFEKALGSKADCVNAYYGMGLAYKEKDDIDAAVESFDNAVKNGAGNPKAEKTVNKAKSAAQNMLEANAAKELQIEHTQQAIDYLNKANTYGTGSANTYYMLALAYNKQSKFDDAIKAATQALATEGVDGNSVNFELGKAYEGKGDAANACTSYKKVTGGPNVKAAEFQVKEVLKCN
- a CDS encoding helix-turn-helix domain-containing protein, with the translated sequence MKSYTLDQAEDLLIGKKGTVERDEYEFELKLELIGDMIKIARKKRNLTQEQLGELVGVKKAQISRLENSTGNVTLETVMRVFNALGAKLNLNLQI
- a CDS encoding globin, whose amino-acid sequence is MNTTHFNINTDFDGNPPRVTLPNPEFLKYLGEEKFRALVSRHYDLLVESSIKEIFPTHERAIAAAKKHSADFFIQLMGGPEYYKESRGEPMMRKRHLPFTIDMNARIVWLQCYQIALNELTDVPAHLLQSFWDYLERFSLWMINS
- a CDS encoding type II toxin-antitoxin system RelE/ParE family toxin, with translation MVKRFETKLLEEAFEFIKSQNLKTRNKILQNIRRAEQQSDPKFFKKLTDEIWEFRTLYSGVQYRLLAFWDKDDKTETLVFATHGIVKKKSKVEKKEIDKANKIRSEYFKNTER
- a CDS encoding sodium:calcium antiporter gives rise to the protein MDIILQVIYVIISCLVIWRASDGFEAAASYLGRHLSEGVKGATINAIASSMPELLTTFFFLFYLGDENGFSGGIGTTAGSAIFNGMIIPAAVIFVVIFSGVAKNIVVMRKVLLRDGIALILAEIILITMISGDTLHWGHGLILMVVYVIYAAYTLGTMKKKDRDAVEEYHLEVDRMPAIRSFFTFNLKSLVLSDRKINKSNAWFLLVLSTTIIAAACLLLVFSIEQMGHTMGIPIMFLAIVLASAASSVPDTILSMRDAKKGNYDDAVSNALGSNIFDISFALGLPLFLYTVIYSPIHMSHEIILQSGELRMFLLILTVIAFVIYLSGKKLGIGKAIALISIYVVFLLYIVGRSEGVEITNQIADFLLKIVDLISIKWF
- a CDS encoding class 1 isoprenoid biosynthesis enzyme gives rise to the protein MTKISSYTKAISLYSNASIIYLKLYLYLKIEYSKDLDFPEELKKNYFYHSSYYNRTKQYMHANHFFGELLTSILGRKMSKEERRLFANLSSCAPIFDDFFENKTDLDHIRTLLHHPDKNSALSPSEKLSVHFLNNILKSDINQKAFLQAADDLFLAQLESKNQKDQSLNQEQLLDISDRKGGFSGLMYTLFLQESSAKDFSSLGYQLGSFGQLMDDVFDLYDDQKEGIRTYVNQSQKIIDLRFVLEEKEEQILGLAFKVSSSPRYFKKFKQVLAVFTSIIELAIEQYEKLELKQGVSPINCLSIERKAWIIDMEKASNMRKLFFKSVGKLEA
- a CDS encoding DUF2271 domain-containing protein gives rise to the protein MKKTATLLLLSLFASIGLFAQTYGELTVTATTSNAGGNYNPRNVVAIWVENDNGEFVKTLMAYAQNRKTHLNTWQASTGAAGSEYNTTDAITGATRNSHATRSCTWNGLDFNGDLMPDGTYHVWMELTDKNNTGNYSSFTFTKGIDPDTQTPADVPSFAGISIHWQPSGTGIAVTDKENLYSITNNPGNGIYTIKGAQFDEILITTMAGKLVYQGQNANIDLSKENKGMYLLTIKNDRQKTVKKLIKN